The following are encoded together in the Cyanobacterium aponinum PCC 10605 genome:
- the chlP gene encoding geranylgeranyl reductase, translating to MTIRVAVVGGGPAGSSTAEVLAKAGIETYLFERKLDNAKPCGGAIPLCMVSEFDLPPEIIDRRVRKMKMISPSNIEVNIGQTLKDDEYIGMCRREVLDGFMRDRAAKLGANLINGTVYQLDIPSNDRDPYVLHYADHSNGTAQGEMKTLKVDLVVGADGANSRIAKAIDAGDYNYAIAFQERIRLPEDKMAYYEDLAEMYVGNDVSPDFYAWVFPKYDHVAVGTGTMKVNKAIIKDLQAGIRKRAAKRLEGGEIIKVEAHPIPEHPRPRRVVGRVALVGDAAGTVTKSSGEGIYFAAKSGRMCAEMIVEASNNGQKVPSEADLKTYIKRWDKKYGATYLVLDILQRVFYRSDATREAFVEMCADIDVQKITFDSYLYKTVVPSNPLVQMKITAKTIGSLLRGNALAP from the coding sequence GTGACAATTAGGGTTGCAGTAGTTGGCGGAGGTCCTGCAGGTTCTTCTACCGCAGAAGTGTTGGCGAAGGCTGGTATTGAAACTTATCTATTTGAAAGAAAGTTAGACAACGCTAAACCTTGTGGAGGGGCAATTCCTCTTTGTATGGTTAGCGAATTTGATTTACCCCCCGAAATTATTGATCGCCGTGTGCGCAAAATGAAGATGATTTCCCCTTCTAATATTGAGGTGAATATTGGACAAACCCTCAAAGATGATGAATATATCGGGATGTGTCGTCGGGAAGTTTTAGATGGTTTTATGCGCGATCGCGCCGCTAAATTAGGGGCAAATTTAATTAATGGAACAGTATATCAATTAGATATTCCTTCTAACGACCGTGACCCTTATGTGCTTCATTATGCAGATCACTCCAATGGTACGGCCCAAGGGGAAATGAAAACATTAAAAGTGGATTTAGTCGTTGGTGCGGATGGTGCTAACTCTCGTATTGCAAAAGCCATCGATGCTGGAGATTACAACTATGCGATCGCATTCCAAGAAAGAATTAGATTGCCTGAAGATAAAATGGCATACTATGAAGATCTTGCAGAAATGTATGTTGGTAATGATGTCTCTCCAGACTTTTATGCGTGGGTATTCCCTAAATATGACCACGTTGCCGTTGGTACGGGTACAATGAAAGTTAATAAAGCCATTATCAAGGATTTACAAGCGGGTATTCGTAAACGTGCCGCTAAACGCCTTGAAGGGGGAGAAATCATCAAAGTGGAAGCCCACCCCATTCCTGAACATCCTCGTCCCCGTCGTGTAGTGGGTAGAGTTGCCCTTGTGGGCGATGCGGCTGGAACTGTTACCAAATCTTCTGGGGAAGGTATTTACTTCGCCGCTAAATCTGGCAGAATGTGTGCAGAAATGATTGTGGAAGCTAGTAATAACGGTCAAAAAGTGCCTTCTGAAGCCGATCTCAAAACCTATATCAAACGTTGGGATAAAAAATATGGTGCTACCTACCTAGTATTAGACATTTTACAGAGAGTCTTTTACCGTAGTGATGCAACTCGTGAGGCTTTTGTGGAAATGTGTGCTGACATTGATGTACAAAAAATTACCTTTGATAGCTATCTCTACAAAACCGTTGTCCCCAGTAATCCATTGGTACAAATGAAAATTACTGCTAAAACCATTGGTAGCCTTTTAAGAGGTAACGCCTTAGCACCTTAA
- the petM gene encoding cytochrome b6-f complex subunit PetM, which yields MTAESMLFNGAILCFVVVLIGLAWGFLLLKLTGESE from the coding sequence ATGACTGCTGAAAGTATGTTGTTTAACGGAGCAATTCTTTGTTTTGTTGTTGTTTTAATTGGTTTAGCTTGGGGCTTTCTTTTACTAAAACTCACAGGTGAAAGCGAGTAA
- a CDS encoding peroxiredoxin, which yields MTLQLGDQVPDFTQASSQGEISFYDWAGDSWVVLFSHPADYTPVCTTELGTVASLKSEFDKRNVKILALSVDGVESHQGWIQDINETQNTQVNYPILADEDRKVADLYGMIHPNSLNNLTVRSVFIIDPNKKLRLTITYPASTGRNFDEILRVIDSLQLTDNHQVATPANWQDGGDCVVVPSIPTEEAKQKFPKGVTEIKPYLRMTPQPNK from the coding sequence ATGACATTACAGTTAGGAGATCAAGTTCCTGATTTTACCCAGGCATCTAGCCAAGGAGAAATTTCTTTTTATGATTGGGCTGGAGACAGTTGGGTCGTCTTGTTTTCCCATCCTGCTGACTATACACCAGTTTGCACCACAGAATTAGGCACTGTAGCTAGTTTAAAATCTGAATTTGATAAACGCAACGTCAAAATTTTAGCCTTAAGCGTTGATGGTGTTGAATCTCATCAAGGTTGGATTCAAGATATTAATGAAACTCAAAACACTCAAGTTAACTACCCTATTCTTGCCGATGAAGACCGTAAAGTAGCTGACTTATATGGTATGATTCATCCGAACTCTCTCAATAATCTTACTGTGAGAAGTGTTTTTATCATCGACCCTAACAAAAAATTACGCTTAACTATTACCTATCCTGCTAGTACGGGGCGTAACTTTGATGAAATCTTAAGAGTTATTGATTCTTTACAGTTAACTGACAACCATCAAGTTGCAACACCAGCTAACTGGCAAGATGGTGGAGATTGCGTAGTTGTTCCCTCCATTCCCACTGAAGAAGCGAAACAAAAATTCCCCAAAGGAGTTACAGAAATTAAACCTTATTTGCGCATGACTCCTCAGCCTAACAAATAA
- a CDS encoding glucose-1-phosphate thymidylyltransferase — protein MKALILSGGKGTRLRPLTYTGAKQLVPVANKPILWYGIEAIVRAGITDIGIIISPETGEEIQKKTGDGSRFGAKITYIHQDSPDGLAHAVKIAQPFLTDSPFVMYLGDNLIAEDLDLYLQDFKEKQLDALILLRKVSNPTAFGVAKINEKGEVLELIEKPKNPPSNLALVGIYFFSSAIHEVINHLKPSARGELEITDAIQSLIENKKPVSAQELKNWWLDTGKKDDLLEANRIILDTNLTADYKYEITDNSQIIGRVKIGKNTTIINSTIRGPVIIGDNCHLENCFIGPYSSIADNVHLSEIDLEHSVILKSAEVKGIEQRIVDSVIGQRAKIHFVPKRPKALSFMIGDDSQIELT, from the coding sequence ATGAAAGCATTAATTCTATCTGGTGGAAAAGGGACTCGTTTAAGACCCCTCACTTATACGGGAGCAAAGCAACTTGTACCGGTGGCAAATAAACCGATTCTTTGGTATGGTATCGAAGCGATTGTGAGAGCGGGAATTACGGATATAGGTATAATTATCAGCCCTGAAACAGGGGAAGAAATACAGAAAAAAACTGGTGATGGTAGCAGATTTGGAGCAAAAATAACTTATATTCATCAAGATAGCCCTGACGGTTTAGCCCATGCAGTAAAAATCGCTCAGCCTTTTTTGACGGATTCCCCTTTTGTTATGTACTTGGGAGACAACTTAATTGCAGAGGATTTAGATTTATATTTACAAGATTTTAAGGAAAAACAATTAGATGCTTTAATTTTACTTAGAAAAGTATCTAATCCTACGGCTTTTGGAGTAGCAAAAATTAATGAAAAAGGGGAGGTTTTAGAATTAATAGAAAAGCCAAAAAATCCTCCCTCTAATTTAGCGTTGGTGGGCATTTATTTTTTCTCTTCTGCAATTCATGAAGTGATTAATCATCTAAAACCTTCTGCTAGGGGAGAGTTGGAAATAACAGATGCCATTCAATCTTTAATTGAAAATAAAAAACCTGTTTCAGCTCAAGAATTAAAAAATTGGTGGTTAGATACGGGAAAAAAAGATGATTTATTAGAGGCTAACCGTATTATTTTGGATACTAATTTAACAGCAGATTATAAATATGAAATTACAGATAATAGTCAAATTATTGGCAGAGTTAAAATAGGAAAAAACACAACAATTATTAACTCAACTATTAGGGGTCCTGTGATTATTGGAGATAATTGTCATCTGGAAAACTGTTTTATCGGTCCTTATTCGAGTATTGCTGACAATGTTCACTTAAGTGAGATTGATCTTGAGCATAGTGTAATTTTAAAATCGGCGGAAGTAAAAGGTATTGAGCAAAGAATAGTTGATAGTGTGATTGGGCAAAGAGCAAAAATACATTTTGTGCCGAAACGCCCTAAAGCCTTAAGTTTTATGATTGGTGATGACTCACAAATTGAGTTAACTTAG